In Armatimonadota bacterium, one genomic interval encodes:
- a CDS encoding PEP-CTERM sorting domain-containing protein has translation MSQAQGLYQEFKVLHNGVELTSVITDADRDHQTSVADGTGGASVLSGISVAASDTFDIAGGIGRSFRRSGLTFSVELVPEPSSMALFGLVTAGIAARRKAARPERVCG, from the coding sequence GTGAGTCAGGCGCAAGGGCTTTACCAGGAGTTCAAAGTCCTGCACAACGGAGTCGAACTGACCAGCGTCATCACCGATGCGGACAGGGACCACCAGACGTCGGTCGCCGACGGAACGGGTGGCGCGTCGGTGCTCTCGGGCATTTCGGTGGCCGCCAGCGACACGTTCGACATCGCGGGCGGAATAGGACGGTCCTTCCGGAGGTCGGGCCTGACGTTCTCGGTCGAGCTTGTCCCAGAACCGTCGAGCATGGCCCTGTTCGGCTTAGTGACGGCGGGGATCGCCGCGCGCCGGAAAGCCGCGAGGCCAGAACGGGTCTGTGGATAG
- a CDS encoding copper homeostasis protein CutC: MSVLLEACCASVEEAVAAQAGGADRIELCAALPTGGVTPSPGMIEEARARIDLPIVAMVRPREGGPDWPDPDFRAAVRDVRRCFEAGADEVITGVLGHGLTIDVSRNRELVEAAEGRPVAFHRVFDMTPDPDTALDALIGLGFVRVLTSGCPTTVDEGITGLTRLVRRSSGRLTVLAGGGVREHNARRLVEECGCQELHFSFRRATGFPSYGGIEDFQAVPSRIAAVRTAIGA, encoded by the coding sequence ATGTCCGTTCTCCTCGAAGCGTGCTGTGCCTCGGTCGAAGAGGCCGTGGCCGCCCAAGCCGGTGGAGCCGACCGCATCGAGCTGTGCGCCGCCTTGCCGACCGGGGGCGTTACGCCTTCGCCAGGGATGATCGAGGAAGCCCGGGCCAGGATCGATCTTCCGATCGTGGCCATGGTCCGTCCCCGAGAAGGGGGCCCCGATTGGCCAGATCCTGACTTTCGGGCGGCCGTCAGGGACGTCCGAAGGTGCTTCGAAGCAGGCGCTGACGAAGTCATAACTGGGGTCCTCGGGCACGGTCTGACCATCGATGTGTCCCGCAACCGGGAGTTGGTCGAAGCCGCCGAAGGCAGGCCCGTGGCGTTCCACCGCGTGTTCGACATGACGCCCGATCCGGACACTGCTCTGGATGCGTTGATCGGTCTCGGGTTCGTGAGAGTCTTGACGAGCGGCTGTCCGACCACGGTCGACGAAGGTATCACGGGATTGACCCGACTTGTCCGTCGGTCGTCTGGTCGGCTTACGGTCTTGGCCGGAGGAGGCGTCCGGGAACACAATGCGCGGAGGTTGGTCGAAGAGTGCGGATGCCAAGAGCTCCACTTCTCGTTCCGGCGCGCGACGGGTTTTCCGAGCTACGGCGGAATCGAAGATTTCCAGGCGGTGCCTTCGCGGATCGCGGCTGTCCGTACGGCCATCGGTGCCTGA
- a CDS encoding enterochelin esterase, with amino-acid sequence MSTAVALLALLSTFAPMDWNPEKLYSALTGHQDLSDPKTVQELTTWFGGEESLAKGARPIVKGRLVAVAMTAPPDTKRASFRSDGSPAWPDLHQNDIVIELQRVGKTRLFVGASPVPDGTSFEGLYQADDKTVRRAERFEAYETPLEAMPEKATSKGKLVQRKRMTSQIFGGTWHDWWVYTSPDFDVRAESNLVVFQDGQWAHSYAPTYFDNLCSWGGLKQTVVVCVTPGTFPDGKSDRSREYDTLSDAYSRFLLEELLPPVEAELNVTQDPTKRCVAGLSSGGVCSFTVAWNRPDKFGLVLSWIGSFTNIASGGTGREGGHNYPALIRKTERKPIKVFLQDGANDLENEHGNWWLSNLQMAKALEFKGYPVKKVWGFGGHTDLQGRATMPGALRWLFGVTG; translated from the coding sequence ATGTCGACGGCAGTCGCTTTGCTGGCCCTCTTGTCCACGTTCGCACCCATGGACTGGAACCCCGAAAAGCTCTATTCGGCGCTAACCGGTCACCAAGACCTGTCGGATCCGAAGACGGTCCAAGAGCTGACCACGTGGTTCGGCGGCGAAGAGAGTCTGGCCAAAGGTGCCCGCCCGATCGTGAAGGGCAGGCTCGTCGCCGTGGCGATGACCGCGCCTCCGGACACGAAACGCGCTTCGTTCCGGTCTGACGGGTCACCTGCTTGGCCGGACCTACACCAGAACGACATCGTCATCGAACTCCAACGCGTGGGGAAGACCCGCCTGTTCGTAGGGGCGTCGCCCGTACCGGACGGCACGTCGTTCGAAGGTCTGTACCAAGCCGACGACAAGACCGTCCGCCGGGCCGAGAGGTTCGAAGCGTACGAGACGCCACTGGAGGCCATGCCGGAGAAAGCGACTTCGAAAGGCAAACTCGTGCAGCGGAAGCGGATGACGAGCCAGATCTTCGGCGGCACATGGCACGACTGGTGGGTGTACACGTCCCCGGACTTCGACGTTCGAGCCGAATCGAACTTGGTCGTCTTTCAGGACGGGCAATGGGCGCACAGCTATGCGCCCACCTACTTCGACAACCTTTGCTCGTGGGGCGGCTTGAAGCAAACGGTCGTCGTCTGCGTCACGCCCGGAACGTTCCCCGACGGGAAATCGGACCGGAGCCGCGAATACGACACCTTGAGCGACGCTTATTCGCGCTTCCTTCTTGAAGAACTGCTGCCGCCCGTCGAAGCGGAGTTGAACGTCACTCAGGACCCGACGAAGAGGTGCGTCGCAGGACTGAGCTCAGGGGGCGTCTGTTCCTTCACGGTCGCTTGGAACCGACCGGACAAGTTCGGACTCGTCCTGTCCTGGATCGGGAGCTTTACGAACATCGCCTCGGGCGGAACTGGCAGAGAAGGAGGCCACAACTACCCGGCACTGATCCGCAAGACCGAGAGGAAGCCGATCAAGGTCTTCCTCCAAGACGGAGCGAACGACCTCGAGAACGAGCACGGCAACTGGTGGTTGTCGAACCTTCAAATGGCCAAGGCCCTGGAGTTCAAAGGCTATCCGGTCAAGAAGGTGTGGGGATTCGGCGGCCACACGGACCTCCAGGGCCGTGCGACCATGCCCGGTGCGTTACGATGGCTGTTCGGCGTGACCGGCTAA
- a CDS encoding MCE family protein, whose product MQSAWKVGLFVVVFVGLLLGAYAVLEKNLFAKPTERYFADFADAGGVATGSAVFLSGVQVGQVKDVRLLGPKQARLTFDLDKGTQIPAGSTAQVPMSFISIGDTRVFIVPPEKVDGYLQPEAVLAGRLGSPLEGLAPEAGKTLEELNKTMVAVQGLLEDKSLKHDLHALMNSVTETSTKFGGVADRIDGLIASNEGRFKGLLTSTAGTLENMRLVSLELQKFAASGQLQDKTTALLDNLNETVKKGNALVGDLQSFVNDPDLRGSLKGTMENVKVMSESGPRIAADAEVMAKNGVEITAETKELMKKANKLADQVQEMIEKFNGTIDKIGQGGKSFASGLEYEATLTQESSPGRLRADANVFIPIGKDKVMIGLFDAFESNKINFQMVKSFGPNLGLRYGAYASKPGLGVDYSLAPRLGLRGDVFGLNDPRFDLRLNYQVGPGAYGWVGLNKIFERNSPSVGVTIRK is encoded by the coding sequence ATGCAGTCGGCGTGGAAGGTCGGGCTCTTCGTGGTCGTCTTCGTGGGCCTCCTCCTCGGAGCGTACGCCGTGCTCGAAAAGAACCTTTTCGCCAAGCCGACAGAACGCTATTTCGCCGACTTTGCGGACGCCGGAGGCGTCGCAACGGGCTCGGCCGTGTTCCTTTCCGGCGTCCAGGTCGGCCAGGTCAAGGACGTCCGGCTGCTCGGGCCGAAGCAAGCCCGCTTGACGTTCGACCTCGACAAAGGCACACAGATCCCGGCCGGAAGCACGGCCCAAGTCCCGATGTCGTTCATCTCTATCGGTGACACGCGGGTGTTCATCGTCCCTCCGGAGAAGGTCGACGGATATCTCCAGCCTGAGGCGGTTCTGGCGGGCCGGCTCGGTTCGCCGCTCGAGGGACTCGCCCCCGAAGCCGGCAAAACCTTGGAAGAGCTGAACAAGACGATGGTCGCGGTGCAAGGACTGCTCGAGGACAAATCCCTTAAGCACGACCTTCATGCCCTGATGAACTCGGTGACGGAAACATCGACCAAGTTCGGCGGGGTGGCGGACCGGATCGACGGCCTGATCGCTTCGAACGAAGGCCGGTTCAAAGGGCTCCTGACGTCGACGGCGGGAACCCTGGAGAACATGCGGCTCGTGAGCCTTGAACTCCAGAAGTTTGCGGCCAGTGGCCAGCTTCAAGACAAGACGACGGCCCTGCTCGACAACTTGAACGAGACCGTCAAGAAGGGGAACGCGCTCGTCGGAGACCTCCAGTCGTTCGTCAACGACCCCGACCTCCGAGGTTCGTTGAAGGGAACGATGGAGAACGTCAAGGTCATGAGCGAATCGGGCCCCCGTATCGCGGCCGATGCTGAAGTCATGGCCAAGAACGGGGTCGAGATCACCGCCGAGACCAAGGAGCTGATGAAAAAGGCGAACAAGCTCGCCGACCAGGTCCAGGAGATGATCGAGAAGTTCAACGGCACGATCGACAAGATCGGACAGGGAGGAAAGAGTTTCGCGAGCGGGTTGGAGTACGAGGCGACGCTCACCCAAGAATCCTCGCCCGGCCGACTCCGCGCCGATGCGAACGTCTTCATCCCGATCGGAAAGGACAAGGTCATGATCGGCCTTTTCGACGCCTTCGAGTCCAACAAGATCAATTTTCAGATGGTCAAGAGCTTCGGCCCGAACCTGGGCCTTCGGTACGGGGCGTACGCCAGCAAGCCGGGTCTTGGGGTAGATTATTCGCTCGCGCCGAGGCTAGGCCTTCGCGGGGACGTGTTCGGACTGAACGACCCCCGCTTCGACCTTCGCCTCAACTATCAGGTCGGCCCTGGCGCATACGGTTGGGTAGGCCTGAACAAGATTTTCGAGCGGAACTCGCCGTCGGTCGGCGTGACGATCCGCAAGTAA
- a CDS encoding DUF1801 domain-containing protein encodes MQSNAATVEEYLASLPDDRREALSAVRKVILDNLAEGFEEGMQYGMIGYYVPHSLYPSGYHCDPKQALPFGGLASQKNHMSLYLMCAYGEGPVKEEFVQGFKDAGKKLDMGKACVRFKRLDDLALDVVAKTVGRLSVQDWIDVYEASVPPSKRKKR; translated from the coding sequence GTGCAGAGCAACGCCGCAACCGTCGAAGAGTATCTCGCTTCCCTACCGGACGACCGGCGCGAAGCCCTGTCCGCCGTCCGTAAAGTCATCCTGGACAACCTCGCGGAAGGCTTCGAAGAAGGGATGCAGTACGGGATGATCGGCTATTACGTGCCACATTCCCTTTATCCTTCCGGCTACCATTGCGACCCGAAGCAGGCCCTACCTTTCGGCGGCTTGGCCTCTCAGAAGAACCACATGTCGCTCTACCTGATGTGCGCGTACGGCGAGGGGCCGGTCAAAGAGGAATTCGTCCAAGGGTTCAAGGACGCAGGCAAGAAACTCGACATGGGAAAGGCGTGCGTCCGGTTCAAAAGGCTCGACGATCTCGCTTTGGACGTCGTCGCGAAAACGGTCGGCCGCCTCAGCGTCCAAGACTGGATCGACGTCTATGAAGCCTCCGTTCCGCCGTCGAAGCGCAAGAAGCGCTGA
- a CDS encoding M61 family metallopeptidase, with amino-acid sequence MRPLLFLTLATLTTFVRAAEYTLEVREKDAVVGIKVEKPSEEFRMPAWIPGDYELFDYGRRLSDVRFYKGAKEVPSIRGDDVNLWTVPGGADRVRYVVSPSMGNFSPNLQIRANEVFVNGGGVFGWFEGHAHEPVKLHLPAKPWTPMDVTGTTVQARDYDHLIDSPIVIGPDVKVANGIVHNRTHRVVGFGRNQNVDMDRFLETGMAAADQAFRLFGELPYKSYTFFLDFGGRGGGLEHADSTRIGLFPSSDAKRSYGILFHEYFHCFNVKRIRAACLGPFDYTKPATTSTLWWLEGVTDYYASKLATRAGLMTRDQFLGEIGSGAESVSRGAYLKVSAETASLRVWEGKGSFGFGGASYYEKGNAVGAFLDLAILGRTGGKKSLDDVVRALYKETKPPKPGYQDGRIRELCVQIGGDDLGPLYDAAVKTASPLPWDSVLPQVGLKKEGRTVQADVLASDAASKVLQNWP; translated from the coding sequence TTGCGCCCACTGCTCTTTTTGACACTGGCCACCCTCACGACCTTCGTCCGAGCCGCCGAATACACCCTCGAAGTCCGGGAAAAGGACGCCGTCGTCGGCATCAAGGTCGAAAAGCCGAGCGAAGAGTTCAGGATGCCGGCGTGGATCCCGGGCGACTACGAACTGTTCGATTACGGCCGTCGCTTGTCCGACGTCCGCTTTTACAAGGGTGCCAAGGAGGTGCCCTCGATCCGTGGGGACGACGTCAACCTTTGGACCGTCCCGGGCGGGGCCGACCGCGTCCGTTACGTGGTCTCTCCGAGCATGGGGAACTTCAGCCCCAACTTGCAGATCCGGGCGAACGAGGTCTTTGTCAACGGGGGCGGAGTCTTCGGCTGGTTCGAAGGGCACGCTCACGAACCCGTGAAGCTCCATCTGCCGGCAAAGCCCTGGACTCCAATGGACGTCACCGGGACGACCGTCCAAGCCCGCGACTACGACCACCTGATCGACTCGCCGATCGTTATCGGTCCCGACGTCAAGGTCGCGAACGGCATCGTCCATAACCGGACGCACCGGGTCGTCGGGTTCGGTCGGAACCAGAACGTGGACATGGACCGCTTCCTGGAAACAGGGATGGCCGCCGCAGATCAGGCGTTCCGGCTCTTCGGCGAGCTGCCGTACAAGTCTTACACGTTCTTCCTCGACTTCGGCGGCCGTGGCGGGGGGCTCGAACACGCCGATTCGACCCGCATCGGCCTGTTCCCGTCGTCGGACGCCAAGCGGTCGTACGGCATCCTGTTCCACGAGTACTTCCACTGCTTCAACGTCAAGCGGATCCGCGCCGCCTGTCTCGGGCCGTTCGACTACACCAAACCCGCAACGACGTCGACCCTCTGGTGGCTGGAAGGCGTGACCGACTATTACGCGTCCAAGCTGGCGACCAGGGCCGGGCTGATGACCCGGGACCAGTTCCTTGGCGAAATCGGTTCGGGCGCCGAGAGCGTGTCCCGTGGCGCCTATTTGAAAGTGTCTGCGGAGACGGCGAGCCTCCGGGTCTGGGAGGGTAAGGGCAGTTTCGGTTTCGGAGGGGCGAGCTACTACGAAAAAGGCAACGCCGTGGGGGCGTTCCTGGATCTCGCCATTCTCGGGCGGACCGGCGGCAAGAAATCGCTCGACGACGTCGTGCGGGCGCTCTACAAAGAGACGAAACCTCCCAAACCCGGCTACCAAGACGGGCGGATCCGTGAACTCTGCGTCCAGATCGGTGGGGACGACCTTGGCCCGCTCTACGACGCGGCCGTCAAGACAGCGTCACCGCTCCCGTGGGATTCGGTGCTGCCTCAGGTCGGGCTCAAGAAAGAGGGCCGGACGGTCCAAGCCGACGTTCTCGCGAGCGACGCCGCCTCGAAAGTCCTTCAGAACTGGCCGTAG
- a CDS encoding dienelactone hydrolase family protein, whose amino-acid sequence MKVFATLTALLTVLCAAPPAGAQDWAKKKLEASGRHQEWVSVKHGDRTLKCFVVYPESKGKATVVVLIHEIMGLTDWVMSVADELAAEGFIAIAPDFLSGMGPGGGRSDAFEDVGKAREAVSGLPAAQVRADLDAAVEYGKTLDSSNGKAAVAGFCWGGSRSFQYATERQDLGAAFVFYGTGPRDEKSVEAIKAPVYGFYGGNDNRVTSTVEESSSLMKAAGKTYSSDVYEGAGHGFMRSGQQPDAQEANKKARDAAWAKMLQILRAL is encoded by the coding sequence ATGAAGGTTTTCGCGACGTTGACCGCCCTCTTGACCGTTCTGTGCGCCGCGCCACCTGCAGGAGCGCAGGATTGGGCCAAGAAGAAGCTCGAAGCATCGGGCCGGCACCAGGAATGGGTTTCCGTGAAGCACGGGGACCGAACGCTCAAGTGCTTCGTCGTCTATCCAGAGTCCAAGGGTAAGGCGACGGTCGTCGTGCTGATCCACGAGATCATGGGTCTGACCGACTGGGTCATGTCCGTCGCCGACGAACTGGCCGCCGAGGGTTTTATCGCCATCGCCCCCGACTTCTTGAGCGGCATGGGCCCTGGCGGTGGACGGTCGGACGCGTTTGAGGACGTCGGGAAGGCCCGCGAAGCCGTCAGCGGACTTCCTGCGGCGCAAGTACGGGCGGACCTGGACGCTGCAGTCGAGTACGGCAAGACGTTGGACAGCTCGAACGGTAAGGCTGCGGTCGCCGGCTTCTGCTGGGGTGGAAGCCGGTCGTTCCAATACGCCACCGAACGTCAAGACCTGGGTGCCGCCTTCGTTTTCTACGGCACGGGTCCCCGGGACGAGAAGTCTGTCGAAGCGATCAAGGCGCCCGTCTACGGGTTCTACGGCGGAAACGACAACCGGGTGACGTCGACGGTCGAAGAGTCTTCGAGCCTCATGAAAGCGGCTGGAAAAACGTACAGCTCCGACGTCTACGAAGGTGCGGGCCACGGTTTCATGCGTTCCGGCCAGCAACCGGACGCACAAGAAGCGAACAAGAAGGCCCGTGACGCGGCTTGGGCCAAGATGCTGCAAATCCTTCGCGCGTTGTGA
- the deoC gene encoding deoxyribose-phosphate aldolase, translating into MPALQLRSARDRGFLDAMVDKVNVEERAARFTKRSIKAAAKVQGLLMAVSMCDLTTLEGKDTPGKVRQMCRKAVRPDDASDVHCGAVCVYPNLVPVAVQAVKGSGVKVAAVATGFPSGQYPLDIRLQDVRETVDMGADEIDMVINRRAFLEGEYDVVFDEIAAVKQACGNAHLKVILETGEIGTYDSVRRASRLAMEAGADFIKTSTGKVQPAATMPVTLVMLEAIRDFYFETGLRIGMKPAGGIRSAKEALHYLVMLSETLGDDWLTPDLFRFGASALLNDLLMQLEKERSGRYQGPDYFSLD; encoded by the coding sequence ATGCCCGCCCTCCAACTCCGCTCGGCCCGCGACCGGGGTTTTCTCGATGCCATGGTCGACAAGGTCAACGTCGAGGAGCGTGCCGCCCGGTTCACGAAAAGGTCGATCAAAGCGGCAGCCAAAGTCCAAGGCCTACTGATGGCCGTGTCCATGTGCGACCTGACGACGCTCGAAGGCAAAGACACGCCGGGAAAGGTGCGTCAGATGTGCCGGAAGGCGGTCCGGCCCGATGACGCGTCCGACGTGCACTGCGGGGCGGTCTGCGTGTACCCGAACCTGGTGCCCGTCGCCGTCCAAGCCGTCAAGGGTTCCGGAGTCAAGGTCGCGGCGGTCGCGACGGGGTTTCCGAGCGGGCAGTACCCCCTCGATATACGTCTCCAGGACGTCCGCGAGACCGTCGACATGGGCGCGGACGAGATCGACATGGTCATCAACCGTCGAGCGTTCCTTGAGGGCGAGTACGACGTGGTCTTCGACGAGATCGCGGCCGTTAAGCAAGCTTGCGGTAACGCACACCTCAAAGTGATCCTCGAGACGGGCGAGATCGGCACGTACGACTCGGTCCGGCGGGCGAGCCGGCTCGCGATGGAAGCCGGAGCAGATTTCATCAAGACGAGCACGGGCAAGGTCCAACCGGCCGCAACGATGCCAGTGACGCTCGTGATGCTCGAGGCGATCCGGGACTTCTACTTCGAGACGGGGCTGCGGATCGGCATGAAGCCGGCCGGGGGCATCCGGTCGGCCAAAGAGGCGCTGCATTACCTCGTCATGCTGAGCGAGACCCTAGGCGACGATTGGCTCACACCGGACCTGTTCCGGTTCGGCGCCTCGGCGCTCTTGAACGACCTCTTGATGCAATTGGAAAAAGAAAGGTCCGGGCGCTATCAAGGCCCGGACTATTTCAGTTTAGATTGA
- the nusG gene encoding transcription termination/antitermination factor NusG: MAKAWYAVHTISGHENKVRGLLQRRAEVEGVWNYDIFDILIPTEQELTSRAGKRMVVQKKVFPGYILVLMNLTEDTYKLVKNTSGVTGFVQSGNRPIPLEEYEVRRIMTNIEANKEAPRVAFNKGEVIRVVEGPFADYTGKIEEVNPEREKLKVLISIFGRDTPVELDFEQVEKM, translated from the coding sequence GTGGCTAAAGCCTGGTACGCCGTCCACACCATTTCCGGCCACGAGAACAAGGTCCGCGGCCTCCTCCAGCGTCGCGCCGAAGTCGAGGGCGTCTGGAACTACGACATTTTCGACATCCTCATCCCGACAGAACAAGAGCTGACGTCGCGCGCCGGCAAGCGCATGGTCGTGCAGAAGAAAGTCTTTCCTGGCTATATCCTTGTCCTGATGAACCTGACCGAGGACACGTACAAGCTCGTGAAGAACACGTCCGGCGTCACCGGGTTCGTGCAGAGCGGCAACCGTCCGATCCCTCTCGAAGAGTACGAGGTCCGGCGGATCATGACCAACATCGAAGCCAATAAGGAAGCGCCTCGCGTGGCCTTCAATAAGGGCGAGGTCATCCGCGTCGTCGAAGGTCCGTTCGCCGACTACACGGGCAAGATCGAAGAAGTCAATCCTGAGCGCGAAAAGCTTAAGGTCCTCATCTCCATCTTCGGGCGTGACACGCCCGTCGAGTTGGACTTCGAGCAAGTCGAAAAGATGTGA
- a CDS encoding ABC transporter substrate-binding protein, producing MALAGCGDQGQGQAAGDKPAVDGQKPESKTITVGFSQIGAESAWRTANTESIRSEAEKRGIKLQFSDAQQKQENQIKAIKNFIAQKVDVIAFSPVVETGWEPVLKEAKEAGIPVIVSDRRPDVPEDLYVTFIGSDFIAEGRMAAEWLSKKTGGKAVIAELTGTPGSAPANDRKKGFAEELAKYPDMKVVFSQTGEFTRAKGKEVMEAFLKSPEGANVTALYAHNDDMALGAIQAIEEAGKKPGKDIVIVSIDGVKGAFEAMVAGKLNCSVECNPLLGPPLFDAVEAVLAKKELPKRTIIKDGIFDETVAAKELPGRKY from the coding sequence ATGGCCCTGGCGGGTTGTGGCGACCAAGGACAGGGTCAAGCGGCCGGCGACAAACCGGCGGTCGACGGGCAAAAGCCCGAGTCGAAGACCATCACGGTCGGGTTCTCCCAGATCGGGGCGGAAAGTGCCTGGCGCACGGCGAACACCGAGTCGATCCGGTCAGAAGCCGAGAAGCGAGGCATCAAACTCCAGTTCTCCGACGCCCAGCAGAAGCAGGAGAACCAGATCAAGGCGATCAAGAACTTTATCGCCCAGAAGGTCGACGTGATCGCGTTCAGCCCCGTCGTCGAGACCGGGTGGGAGCCGGTCCTCAAGGAAGCGAAGGAAGCTGGCATTCCCGTCATCGTCTCCGACCGCCGCCCGGACGTTCCCGAAGACCTCTATGTGACCTTTATCGGTTCGGATTTCATCGCCGAGGGCCGGATGGCGGCCGAGTGGCTGTCGAAAAAGACGGGCGGCAAGGCCGTGATCGCCGAGTTGACGGGCACGCCTGGTAGCGCGCCGGCGAACGACCGCAAGAAGGGCTTCGCCGAAGAACTTGCGAAGTACCCGGACATGAAGGTCGTGTTCTCGCAGACCGGCGAGTTCACCCGCGCCAAGGGCAAGGAGGTCATGGAGGCCTTCCTGAAGAGTCCTGAAGGGGCGAACGTCACCGCTCTCTACGCCCACAACGACGATATGGCCCTGGGAGCGATCCAAGCCATCGAAGAGGCGGGCAAAAAGCCGGGCAAGGACATCGTGATCGTCTCGATCGACGGTGTGAAGGGCGCTTTCGAGGCCATGGTCGCAGGCAAATTGAACTGTAGCGTCGAATGCAACCCGTTGCTCGGCCCGCCGCTTTTCGACGCCGTCGAAGCCGTGCTCGCCAAGAAGGAACTGCCGAAACGGACGATCATCAAAGACGGCATCTTCGACGAAACCGTCGCGGCCAAAGAACTTCCCGGCCGCAAGTACTGA
- a CDS encoding MmcQ/YjbR family DNA-binding protein produces the protein MSPEQARCILLSLPGAVEGSHHGHPDFRYVNKIFATLWPADGRAVLRLSSGAAEVLALQEPDRYAIHSRSANWYWLSVSLDHVDEQDFVELAETARRAIKLTPKERELAIAG, from the coding sequence ATGAGCCCCGAACAAGCTCGTTGCATTTTGCTGTCGTTGCCAGGCGCCGTCGAGGGATCGCACCACGGTCACCCCGACTTTCGCTACGTCAATAAGATTTTTGCCACCCTTTGGCCGGCCGATGGCCGGGCGGTGCTCCGTTTGTCCAGTGGAGCCGCCGAGGTCTTGGCCCTCCAAGAACCCGACCGCTACGCCATCCACTCCCGGAGCGCCAATTGGTACTGGCTCAGCGTTTCCCTGGACCACGTCGACGAGCAGGACTTCGTCGAACTGGCGGAGACGGCCAGGAGGGCGATCAAACTGACTCCCAAGGAACGCGAACTCGCGATAGCGGGCTAG
- the secE gene encoding preprotein translocase subunit SecE gives MSNKPTAPVPDIRGRGIAGFYRDVLREMKHVTWPTRSETTRLTGVVLGICVMLALVLTGLSFVLEQILHIIGIGGK, from the coding sequence ATGAGCAATAAGCCGACAGCCCCAGTACCCGACATCCGCGGGCGAGGGATCGCGGGGTTCTACCGCGACGTCCTCCGCGAGATGAAGCACGTGACGTGGCCGACTCGGAGCGAGACGACGCGTCTCACCGGAGTCGTCCTCGGTATCTGCGTGATGTTGGCGCTCGTCCTTACCGGACTCTCGTTCGTGCTCGAACAGATCCTCCACATCATCGGGATCGGAGGCAAGTAA
- a CDS encoding M48 family metallopeptidase translates to MTRAKPGFETPLIVVVDGENVPVAVRRSAKARRVRIRVADAGAEVVLPLRTSFRQAETIVRQHESWLVSALRRRTLHAANRPPDGQMLLRGEWTPVGAVACGLLKSETVTGEALTRALKGLARLDVMEAVTKWSRLMGLVPKSVSLRDQKTKWGACTSRGTVTFNWRLLMAPPAVLEYVVVHELAHLKELNHSPRFWAIVREHCPDYAVHKKWLRDNERFLKLDAW, encoded by the coding sequence GTGACGCGGGCCAAACCTGGCTTCGAAACCCCATTGATCGTCGTCGTCGACGGTGAGAACGTTCCTGTCGCCGTACGGCGGTCGGCCAAAGCTCGACGCGTCCGGATCCGGGTCGCGGACGCCGGGGCCGAAGTCGTCCTCCCGTTGCGGACGTCCTTCCGTCAAGCCGAAACGATCGTGCGGCAACACGAGAGTTGGCTCGTGTCGGCTTTGCGAAGGCGCACCTTGCACGCCGCAAACCGCCCGCCAGACGGTCAAATGCTCCTTCGAGGCGAGTGGACGCCGGTCGGTGCGGTCGCCTGCGGACTCCTGAAGTCGGAAACCGTCACTGGAGAGGCCCTGACCCGTGCCCTCAAGGGACTGGCGCGGCTGGACGTGATGGAAGCCGTCACGAAATGGTCCCGACTCATGGGGCTGGTGCCGAAGAGCGTCTCCCTTCGAGACCAGAAGACGAAGTGGGGCGCGTGCACTTCGCGGGGCACGGTGACGTTCAATTGGAGGCTCCTCATGGCCCCGCCTGCCGTGCTCGAATACGTCGTGGTCCACGAACTGGCCCATCTCAAAGAGCTGAACCACTCTCCACGGTTCTGGGCGATCGTGCGAGAACACTGTCCCGACTATGCGGTCCACAAGAAGTGGCTGCGCGACAACGAGCGGTTCCTGAAGCTCGACGCCTGGTAG